One Tunturibacter gelidoferens genomic region harbors:
- a CDS encoding GGDEF domain-containing protein: MPGSAMNFAFLPDLLALMILIVILMLLRKRHPQERADLWLLGLFFTLVEAAAHTFYAANGPPQKILHVIVMDCYLLTGMIFVWASGVYPVSKASRLLYLSLNSLPLLALCTVYGLHLNRGIVFFPCMAAGMVIGVSTSLYLRRSWVAAVLHVCGWMAMGYLIHISDYRSAVYWSLCCVYATAAVNFQRRLPTGSTGRLAIVTGFTIWALCLFLHPWIVQYREYADIASHIWNMQKSLISIGMILVMLEEQVSSNEWLALHDELTGLPNRRLFADRLMMALDRAERTHNRLALIVLDLNGFKRINDTMGHQAGDQVLREVSATLRRGVRASDTLARLGGDEFVIVAADVEPGKSLDHLLETVQRTLDRPIVVEGKPMVLSASVGMAVYPEDAHDSIRLLRVADQRMYASKQRPGVQTAKAVTPLTAAVTDSQMAAVASAQR; the protein is encoded by the coding sequence ATGCCCGGGTCCGCGATGAACTTTGCGTTTCTTCCCGATCTTCTGGCGTTGATGATCCTGATTGTGATCCTGATGCTGCTGCGAAAACGGCATCCTCAGGAGCGAGCCGATCTGTGGCTGCTGGGCCTTTTCTTTACGCTGGTGGAAGCGGCTGCGCATACGTTTTACGCAGCGAATGGACCGCCGCAGAAGATTCTGCATGTGATCGTGATGGACTGCTACCTGCTGACGGGCATGATCTTTGTGTGGGCGTCGGGAGTTTACCCTGTCTCCAAGGCTTCGCGTCTGCTTTATCTCTCGCTGAATTCGCTGCCACTGCTGGCGTTGTGCACGGTCTATGGGTTGCACCTTAACCGGGGGATTGTCTTTTTCCCGTGCATGGCCGCGGGTATGGTGATTGGCGTTTCGACCTCGCTGTATCTTCGCCGCAGCTGGGTTGCGGCGGTGCTGCATGTGTGCGGATGGATGGCGATGGGCTATCTGATCCACATCTCCGACTACAGGTCGGCAGTGTATTGGAGCCTGTGTTGCGTATACGCAACCGCGGCGGTGAACTTCCAGCGGCGGCTGCCGACGGGAAGCACCGGCAGGCTGGCGATTGTAACCGGCTTCACGATCTGGGCGCTGTGCCTGTTTCTGCATCCGTGGATTGTGCAGTATCGCGAGTATGCCGATATCGCTTCGCACATATGGAATATGCAGAAGTCGCTGATCTCGATCGGCATGATTCTGGTGATGCTGGAGGAGCAGGTTTCGAGCAACGAGTGGCTGGCGCTGCATGATGAGTTGACTGGGCTGCCGAACCGGCGTCTGTTTGCGGACCGGCTGATGATGGCGCTCGACCGCGCTGAACGCACGCACAACCGGCTGGCGCTGATCGTTCTGGATCTGAACGGCTTCAAGAGAATCAACGACACGATGGGACACCAGGCGGGCGACCAGGTGTTGCGCGAGGTCTCAGCGACTCTGCGCAGGGGCGTGCGAGCGTCGGATACGCTGGCGCGGCTGGGCGGAGATGAGTTTGTGATTGTGGCGGCGGATGTGGAACCGGGAAAGTCACTGGATCACCTGTTGGAGACGGTGCAGAGAACGCTGGACCGTCCGATAGTGGTGGAGGGCAAGCCGATGGTGCTGTCGGCGAGCGTAGGCATGGCCGTATATCCGGAGGATGCCCACGACTCGATCCGGTTGCTGCGGGTGGCAGACCAGAGGATGTACGCATCCAAGCAAAGGCCGGGAGTCCAGACGGCTAAGGCCGTTACTCCGCTGACGGCCGCGGTGACCGATTCGCAGATGGCTGCGGTGGCGAGTGCGCAGAGGTAG
- a CDS encoding 5' nucleotidase, NT5C type, producing the protein MDEVMADALGEHLLRYNQHFSENVTLKDLQGKWLWDVVSVDRHAVLDAYLRSEDFFEVLSVMPESQRVLQRLHMNYEVFIATAAMEVPTSFQAKYRWLAKHFPFIPASHIVYCGDKSILRADYLIDDNPRQLRRFMGEGILYSSPHNAGVTGYKRVNDWLDVEKLFLG; encoded by the coding sequence ATGGACGAGGTGATGGCCGATGCGCTCGGTGAGCATCTCCTCCGCTACAACCAGCACTTCAGCGAAAACGTTACGCTCAAAGACCTGCAGGGCAAGTGGCTTTGGGATGTGGTATCGGTAGACCGCCATGCCGTGCTCGACGCCTATCTGCGTTCGGAGGACTTCTTCGAAGTGCTGTCCGTCATGCCGGAGTCGCAGCGTGTGCTGCAGCGGCTGCACATGAACTACGAAGTCTTTATCGCGACCGCGGCGATGGAAGTTCCAACCTCTTTCCAGGCGAAGTATCGCTGGCTAGCGAAGCACTTCCCGTTTATCCCGGCATCCCACATCGTTTATTGCGGCGACAAAAGCATTCTGCGCGCAGACTATCTCATCGACGACAACCCGCGGCAGTTGCGACGGTTCATGGGCGAAGGTATCCTCTACAGCTCGCCCCACAACGCCGGTGTCACGGGCTATAAACGCGTCAATGACTGGCTCGACGTGGAGAAGCTGTTTCTCGGCTGA
- a CDS encoding L,D-transpeptidase family protein, translating into MMKVSLRSACTASALTVLLLVGGCHRHRKSKSQPNTTAYADKLHELVEKKALPPEKVDTTKVPNLRWPNFSDYESIIKTFYDDRNYEVAWTRDGAPTTSAKGFIQAFQDAAAKGLIPEDYDAPRWADRVQALNSKSEDAISLFDVAMTVNVMRYISDLRIGRVNPSHFNFEIPVQDKKYDLAEFVSDNAVDAADVPKLIAGVEPGSEEYRQTEAALAHYMDLAKRQGQTQAEPLPTVPKAISTGGAYPALPALLARLQLEGDAESNATLASPATFDATLSDAVKHYQHRHGFTEDGKLTPQTIKSLNVPMDLRVAQLQDSLERWRWLPEPYLHARLMVNLPEFVLRGYDPDHKLDFTMRVVVGKVMGQHETPVFTHMMKYLVFRPYWSVPVDIARKELVPHIESNHGYLTSKNFEVTNNKGVIQTDYTAHQVAQGAVMVREKPGPKNSLGLVKFIFPNQYDIYLHSTPAVSLFEQTRRDFSHGCIRVQKPADLAAWILQGQGDWDLDKVNEAMNSGPDNKTVSLKTPLPIVIFYLTAIVEDGGEVHFFDDIYGYDSEMQKVFSKGPPYPIKPEPIVPKTKEGDTV; encoded by the coding sequence ATGATGAAAGTCTCTCTTCGCTCCGCCTGTACCGCATCGGCCCTTACTGTTTTGCTGCTGGTCGGCGGATGCCATCGCCACCGTAAGTCGAAGTCTCAACCCAACACGACGGCGTACGCGGATAAGCTGCACGAGCTCGTCGAGAAAAAAGCGCTGCCGCCCGAGAAGGTAGACACCACCAAAGTCCCCAATCTCCGCTGGCCAAACTTCTCCGACTACGAATCCATCATCAAGACCTTCTACGACGATCGCAACTACGAGGTCGCGTGGACCCGCGACGGCGCGCCGACCACCTCCGCAAAGGGTTTCATCCAGGCATTTCAGGACGCCGCAGCGAAGGGCCTCATCCCCGAGGACTATGATGCGCCGCGCTGGGCCGACCGCGTGCAGGCTCTAAATAGTAAATCCGAGGACGCCATCTCGCTCTTCGACGTGGCGATGACTGTCAACGTCATGCGTTACATCTCCGATCTGCGCATAGGCCGCGTCAACCCATCGCATTTCAACTTCGAGATTCCCGTCCAGGACAAGAAGTACGACCTCGCCGAGTTCGTCTCCGACAACGCTGTAGACGCTGCCGACGTGCCGAAGCTTATCGCTGGCGTCGAACCTGGCTCCGAAGAGTACCGCCAGACCGAAGCAGCCCTGGCACACTACATGGATCTCGCGAAGCGACAAGGCCAGACGCAGGCAGAGCCACTGCCCACAGTGCCAAAGGCGATCTCAACGGGTGGCGCCTATCCCGCGCTACCCGCCCTGCTCGCCAGGCTCCAGCTCGAAGGCGACGCCGAATCCAACGCCACCCTCGCGTCTCCCGCCACCTTCGACGCCACTCTCTCCGACGCAGTCAAGCACTATCAGCATCGCCACGGCTTCACCGAAGACGGCAAGCTCACGCCGCAGACCATCAAATCTCTCAACGTCCCCATGGACCTCCGCGTAGCCCAGTTGCAGGACTCCCTCGAGCGCTGGCGTTGGCTCCCCGAGCCCTACCTGCACGCCCGCCTGATGGTGAACCTGCCGGAGTTCGTTCTGCGCGGCTATGACCCCGACCACAAGCTCGACTTCACCATGCGCGTCGTCGTAGGCAAAGTAATGGGCCAGCACGAAACCCCTGTCTTCACACACATGATGAAGTACCTCGTCTTCCGCCCCTACTGGAGCGTTCCGGTCGACATCGCCCGCAAGGAGCTGGTACCGCACATCGAATCCAACCACGGCTATCTCACCAGCAAGAACTTCGAGGTCACCAACAACAAGGGCGTCATTCAAACCGACTACACCGCCCACCAGGTGGCGCAAGGAGCCGTGATGGTGCGCGAAAAGCCCGGCCCCAAGAACTCGCTCGGTCTGGTCAAGTTCATCTTCCCCAACCAGTACGACATCTACCTCCACTCCACGCCGGCCGTCTCGCTCTTCGAGCAGACTCGCCGCGACTTCAGCCACGGATGCATCCGCGTCCAGAAACCTGCCGACCTCGCCGCCTGGATCCTCCAGGGCCAGGGTGACTGGGATCTCGACAAGGTGAACGAAGCCATGAACAGCGGCCCGGACAACAAAACCGTCAGCCTCAAAACTCCTCTGCCCATCGTCATCTTCTATCTCACCGCCATCGTCGAAGACGGCGGCGAAGTCCACTTCTTCGACGACATCTACGGCTACGACTCAGAGATGCAGAAGGTCTTCTCCAAAGGGCCGCCCTATCCGATCAAGCCTGAACCCATCGTGCCCAAAACCAAGGAGGGCGACACGGTCTAG
- a CDS encoding A/G-specific adenine glycosylase → MSWYRTHARELPWRHVSDPYRTWLSEVMLQQTRVAAVIDHYKSFLRRFPTILALALAPEAEVLAMWSGLGYYRRARMLHKAAQFLTEERGGILPSTAAELRTLPGIGEYTSAAIASIAFGESIAVVDGNVERVLLRLTGRPEQRDAAGRAFVQKQASALVPNRRIGEQTNAAGDHNQAMMELGATICLPKAPLCLNCPVYAMCKTRGEHLTPPRVAQLSRPAAYLLSLRKRGTLTEVLLQLRAEDASLMPNMYELPPLPQDAVQGREPMLRIRHSITTTNYYVQVYAASGPQDRGLRRAVPAAKSDLHWVLTSRLNSKPLTGLTRKVLQRLDVMKVNLPKLPGVKTFSPPR, encoded by the coding sequence ATGAGCTGGTACCGGACCCACGCACGCGAGCTTCCATGGCGCCACGTCAGCGATCCTTATCGGACTTGGCTCTCCGAGGTCATGCTGCAGCAGACGCGTGTAGCCGCTGTCATCGATCACTATAAGAGCTTTCTCCGGCGTTTCCCTACTATCCTTGCTCTCGCGCTCGCGCCTGAGGCCGAAGTTCTCGCCATGTGGTCGGGCCTCGGCTACTACCGTCGTGCGCGCATGCTGCACAAGGCCGCGCAGTTTCTCACCGAGGAGCGCGGCGGCATCCTGCCCAGCACTGCCGCGGAGCTGCGCACCCTACCTGGCATCGGCGAGTACACCAGCGCCGCCATCGCCAGCATCGCCTTTGGAGAAAGTATCGCCGTCGTCGACGGAAACGTGGAGCGAGTGTTGTTGCGCCTCACCGGACGGCCAGAGCAAAGAGACGCCGCCGGTCGAGCCTTCGTCCAGAAACAGGCGTCTGCCCTTGTACCAAACCGGCGCATCGGCGAACAAACCAACGCCGCCGGCGATCACAACCAGGCCATGATGGAACTCGGCGCGACCATCTGTCTGCCCAAGGCTCCCCTCTGTCTCAATTGCCCTGTGTACGCAATGTGCAAAACTCGCGGCGAACACCTTACGCCGCCGCGTGTCGCGCAGCTCAGCCGCCCCGCCGCGTACCTGCTCAGCCTGCGAAAGCGCGGCACCCTCACCGAAGTTCTCCTGCAGCTTCGCGCCGAAGACGCCAGCCTGATGCCGAACATGTACGAGCTGCCACCGCTGCCGCAGGACGCAGTCCAGGGCCGAGAACCCATGCTGCGTATCCGGCACTCCATCACAACCACGAACTATTACGTGCAGGTCTACGCTGCCAGCGGACCGCAGGATCGTGGACTTCGCCGGGCTGTTCCGGCTGCAAAGAGTGATCTGCACTGGGTCCTGACCAGCAGGCTGAACTCAAAGCCCTTGACTGGGTTGACGCGCAAAGTCCTTCAGCGTCTCGACGTCATGAAAGTAAATCTACCGAAGCTGCCGGGAGTGAAAACCTTCTCGCCCCCACGCTGA
- a CDS encoding fibronectin type III domain-containing protein, translating into MKFLLIPCHSQIRRWLSLSAVALSIVFAAGCASPGPPHAPSLDLPEVVKDLTAERVGDTVTLHWTTPEKTTDHIAIKGTITAEICRYSVSASPATPACAVVKRLPVQSGSSHAEELLPPALTADPASLLAYRVQLFNVHQRSAGSSSEAFAAAGAAPPPVEQLRATSIREGIQLEWQQQKDAAPGYSQVQLDRHLVAPAATAATSAPSNSTSSTALKPTLRSKSRKTSPPAAFASAKPQATSTTKPETPDDVKLETPKRAADAGGTIDQTTQKGESYRYTARRVREISLAGHALEVRSELSAPVTVAMLDTFPPAIPTGLEAVPDGATPSDRSIDLSWTPDTDPDLAGYSVYRQEVTSTGQVAGPATRLNPSPIVGPAYRDQTAIPGHRYAYRVTAVDATGNESAPSADVQETLREQ; encoded by the coding sequence ATGAAGTTTTTGCTCATCCCTTGCCATTCGCAGATCCGGCGATGGTTATCCCTCAGCGCCGTCGCGCTATCGATTGTGTTTGCTGCGGGCTGCGCCAGTCCGGGACCGCCTCATGCCCCATCCCTCGATCTGCCCGAGGTCGTCAAGGACCTCACCGCTGAGAGGGTGGGCGACACGGTCACTCTCCACTGGACGACCCCGGAGAAGACGACCGATCACATCGCCATCAAAGGCACAATCACCGCGGAGATCTGCCGTTACTCCGTCTCGGCCTCCCCTGCAACTCCAGCCTGTGCCGTAGTTAAGCGCCTCCCGGTACAAAGCGGATCGAGCCATGCGGAGGAGCTTCTCCCTCCAGCCCTGACCGCGGATCCGGCCTCTCTCCTCGCCTACAGGGTTCAGCTCTTCAACGTCCACCAGCGCTCGGCAGGTTCTTCGTCCGAAGCCTTCGCCGCCGCCGGCGCTGCCCCTCCGCCGGTCGAGCAGCTCCGGGCGACGTCCATCCGCGAGGGCATTCAGCTCGAGTGGCAGCAGCAGAAGGACGCCGCTCCGGGGTACTCCCAGGTGCAGCTTGACCGCCATCTGGTCGCACCCGCCGCTACCGCTGCAACTTCTGCCCCGTCTAATTCAACCTCTTCCACCGCCCTGAAACCCACGCTCCGAAGCAAATCCAGAAAGACCTCTCCTCCCGCCGCGTTCGCCTCTGCAAAGCCGCAGGCGACGTCAACGACCAAGCCAGAGACTCCGGATGACGTGAAGCTGGAAACTCCCAAACGCGCCGCAGACGCAGGCGGCACGATCGACCAGACCACGCAGAAGGGCGAGAGCTACCGCTACACGGCCAGACGGGTTCGCGAGATCTCCCTCGCAGGCCACGCGCTCGAAGTTCGCAGCGAGCTCTCCGCTCCGGTCACGGTCGCCATGCTCGACACCTTCCCACCCGCGATCCCGACTGGGCTTGAGGCCGTCCCCGACGGAGCCACCCCATCAGACCGCTCCATCGATCTTTCATGGACCCCTGACACAGATCCCGATCTCGCCGGGTATAGTGTGTATCGACAGGAAGTTACCTCGACAGGCCAAGTTGCGGGACCAGCAACGCGCCTGAACCCATCCCCGATCGTCGGTCCTGCCTACCGCGATCAAACCGCAATCCCCGGCCATCGCTACGCCTATCGCGTTACCGCGGTCGATGCCACCGGAAACGAGAGCGCCCCAAGCGCCGACGTGCAGGAAACATTAAGGGAGCAATAA
- a CDS encoding fumarylacetoacetate hydrolase family protein codes for MRYCKYLSSENGTFLPRYALVEKRNGILWATLPMQAPQEDLTARILGGVPVPTLAVDFEPTPLDDLHLLPPVTPSKILCVGRNYRDHAAELGNEVPAEPLLFLKPPSSLLGPKGTIRIPAISNRVDYEGELGIVIGRRCYRIGPDEDVRPYIRGYVCVNDVTARDIQKSDSQWTRGKGFDTFCPVGPIVSDEIDPVGFGDKDPSPVTVTTRLNGIVKQQGSTRDLIFPIADLLRYITATMTLEPGDLIPTGTPAGVGAVQPGDRIQVEIDSLGVLENQFAAS; via the coding sequence ATGCGTTACTGTAAGTACCTGTCGTCTGAAAACGGCACCTTTCTCCCTCGTTACGCCCTGGTAGAGAAGCGCAATGGCATCCTCTGGGCCACGCTTCCCATGCAAGCCCCGCAGGAAGACCTGACCGCCCGCATCCTCGGCGGAGTTCCCGTCCCAACCCTCGCCGTCGACTTCGAACCCACTCCCCTCGACGACCTGCATCTCCTGCCCCCGGTCACCCCCTCGAAGATTCTCTGCGTAGGCCGCAACTACCGCGACCACGCCGCGGAGCTCGGCAACGAAGTCCCCGCCGAACCCCTCCTCTTCCTCAAGCCGCCCTCCTCGCTGCTCGGCCCCAAAGGAACCATCCGCATCCCTGCGATCTCCAATCGCGTTGATTATGAAGGAGAACTAGGCATCGTCATCGGCCGTCGCTGCTACCGGATCGGCCCCGACGAAGACGTCCGCCCCTACATTCGCGGCTACGTCTGCGTCAACGACGTCACCGCCCGCGACATCCAGAAGTCCGACAGCCAATGGACCCGCGGCAAGGGCTTCGACACCTTCTGCCCCGTCGGCCCCATCGTCTCGGACGAGATCGACCCCGTCGGCTTCGGAGACAAGGATCCCTCGCCCGTCACCGTAACCACCCGCCTCAACGGCATCGTTAAGCAGCAGGGCAGCACCCGCGACCTCATCTTCCCCATCGCCGATCTCCTCCGTTACATCACAGCAACCATGACCCTCGAGCCCGGCGATCTCATTCCCACAGGAACTCCCGCAGGAGTAGGAGCCGTTCAGCCCGGTGACCGCATCCAAGTGGAAATAGACAGCCTGGGCGTGCTCGAAAATCAGTTTGCCGCCAGTTAG
- a CDS encoding YdeI/OmpD-associated family protein → MPAANFNARVDMYIAKSKPFAQPILEHLRELIHKSCPRVEETIKWSMPFFEYGGVILGNMAAFKEHCSFGFWGKEIGAVLTEAGIVQRGGMGTLGRITSIKDLPSDKQMLSLIRQATAFIDRGEYTSPMAARGKVVKAPKPAVETPEELTAALKKNKKAASVFAAFSPSCKREYTDWIADAKRPETREKRVATAVEWIAEGKQRNWKYQNC, encoded by the coding sequence ATGCCAGCGGCAAACTTCAACGCCAGAGTAGACATGTACATCGCGAAGTCCAAACCCTTCGCGCAACCAATCCTCGAGCATCTCCGCGAGCTCATTCATAAAAGCTGTCCACGCGTCGAAGAGACCATCAAGTGGAGCATGCCGTTCTTCGAGTACGGCGGCGTCATCCTCGGCAACATGGCAGCATTCAAAGAGCATTGCAGCTTCGGTTTCTGGGGCAAAGAGATCGGCGCCGTGTTGACCGAGGCCGGCATCGTCCAGCGCGGCGGCATGGGCACGCTCGGCCGCATCACCAGCATCAAAGACCTCCCCTCCGATAAACAGATGCTCTCCCTCATCCGGCAGGCCACAGCCTTCATCGACCGCGGCGAGTACACCAGCCCCATGGCAGCCAGGGGCAAAGTCGTAAAAGCTCCAAAGCCCGCAGTCGAAACACCCGAGGAGCTCACCGCCGCCTTGAAGAAGAACAAGAAAGCCGCCTCAGTCTTCGCCGCCTTCAGCCCAAGCTGCAAACGCGAGTACACCGACTGGATCGCCGACGCCAAGCGTCCCGAGACACGCGAAAAGCGCGTCGCAACCGCAGTCGAATGGATCGCCGAAGGGAAGCAGCGCAACTGGAAGTATCAGAACTGCTAA
- a CDS encoding transaldolase, whose translation MASLLEQLRGYTTVVSDSGDFNAIQQFRPQDATTNPSLIAAAAEKSEYQSVVDDVLKAVRKEAGPNASDKEIAATAFRPLEVAFGLKILDIVPGRVSTEVDARLSYDTQKSIDEAHAIIALYDKAGISRDRVLIKLASTWEGIRAAEILEKEGIHCNMTLLFGIHQAVAAAEAKATLISPFVGRILDWYKKDTGKDYVGADDPGVESVTTIYNYYKKFGYKTVVMGASFRNIGEITELAGCDLLTIAPKLLTELESTQAPLPRKLDPAKAQSLDIKKIPMDKAAFDKMHAEDRMATDKLKEGIDGFSKAIVDLEVILEKRLSEIGEPAAATR comes from the coding sequence ATGGCATCGTTACTCGAACAGCTTCGCGGATACACTACCGTCGTCTCCGATAGCGGAGACTTTAACGCCATCCAGCAGTTCCGCCCGCAGGATGCGACCACGAATCCATCTCTGATTGCCGCCGCCGCCGAGAAATCTGAATACCAGTCCGTCGTCGACGACGTGCTCAAAGCAGTGCGCAAAGAAGCAGGCCCCAACGCTTCGGACAAAGAAATCGCCGCAACCGCCTTCCGGCCTCTCGAAGTCGCCTTCGGCCTCAAGATCCTCGACATAGTCCCCGGTCGCGTCTCCACTGAGGTTGACGCCCGCCTCTCCTACGACACCCAGAAGTCCATCGACGAGGCCCACGCCATCATCGCTCTCTATGACAAGGCCGGTATCTCACGCGACCGCGTCCTCATCAAGCTTGCCTCCACCTGGGAGGGGATCCGTGCCGCTGAGATCCTCGAGAAGGAGGGCATCCACTGCAACATGACCCTGCTCTTCGGTATTCATCAGGCCGTCGCTGCGGCCGAAGCCAAGGCCACCCTTATCTCGCCCTTCGTCGGACGCATTCTCGACTGGTACAAGAAAGACACCGGCAAGGACTATGTTGGCGCCGACGACCCCGGCGTTGAGTCCGTCACCACCATCTACAACTACTACAAGAAATTTGGCTACAAGACTGTCGTCATGGGTGCGAGCTTCCGCAACATCGGCGAGATTACTGAACTCGCCGGCTGCGACCTTCTCACCATCGCACCGAAGCTGCTCACCGAGCTTGAAAGCACTCAGGCCCCGCTGCCCCGCAAGCTCGATCCCGCCAAAGCACAGAGCCTGGACATCAAGAAGATCCCGATGGACAAAGCCGCCTTCGACAAGATGCACGCCGAAGACCGCATGGCCACCGACAAGCTGAAGGAAGGCATCGACGGCTTCTCCAAGGCCATCGTCGATCTCGAAGTGATCCTCGAAAAACGTCTCAGCGAAATCGGCGAACCCGCCGCAGCAACTCGCTAA
- a CDS encoding helix-turn-helix domain-containing protein, with translation MSKTISSPTLATAEISVQTDSFVPGGEANSAVNVRHLQVDGEAAESFIAEKRIGERIKHLRLKKSMGLVELGRHTGLSASFLSQLETGRVVPTLRNLARISMVFSKDLSYFFDPEPQTLFRVHRRDERVRLPQTGADDPAYFFESLGYLVPDRQLDPYFAEFLPEKEGRSPRAHQHVGCEFLYLLSGTLDVRHGETVHHVGAGDAIYFDANTIHSYMCTGKTAATAVIVTLQHPLLLQLGSGTRSSNTTNGKVRGIPGSILPQTPAAKKMSSQMQ, from the coding sequence ATGAGCAAAACAATCTCTTCCCCTACTCTTGCCACTGCTGAGATCTCAGTTCAAACCGATAGCTTCGTCCCCGGCGGCGAAGCAAATTCGGCGGTAAACGTCCGGCACCTCCAGGTCGACGGGGAGGCGGCTGAGTCGTTCATCGCTGAAAAGCGCATTGGGGAACGGATCAAACACCTGCGACTGAAGAAGTCGATGGGCCTGGTGGAGCTGGGTCGCCATACCGGACTGTCGGCGAGCTTTCTGTCGCAACTGGAGACGGGGCGCGTGGTGCCGACGCTGCGGAACCTGGCGCGGATTTCGATGGTGTTCTCGAAAGACCTGAGTTATTTCTTCGATCCGGAGCCCCAGACCCTGTTCCGGGTGCATCGCCGCGATGAGCGTGTGCGCCTGCCGCAGACCGGGGCTGACGACCCTGCCTACTTCTTCGAGAGCCTGGGATACCTGGTTCCCGACCGTCAACTCGATCCTTACTTCGCGGAGTTTCTGCCGGAGAAAGAGGGCCGTTCGCCGCGCGCTCACCAGCACGTCGGGTGCGAGTTTCTCTATTTGCTCTCGGGAACACTCGATGTGCGGCATGGCGAGACGGTTCACCATGTAGGGGCGGGCGATGCGATCTACTTCGACGCGAACACGATCCACAGCTACATGTGCACCGGCAAGACGGCCGCCACAGCCGTGATCGTAACGTTGCAGCATCCGTTGTTGCTGCAGCTCGGGAGTGGCACGCGGTCGTCGAATACGACCAACGGGAAGGTGCGCGGCATTCCGGGCTCGATTCTGCCGCAGACTCCTGCTGCCAAGAAGATGTCTTCGCAGATGCAGTAG
- a CDS encoding DUF2251 domain-containing protein, whose protein sequence is MQSLSFTPGRAFLSVNSSIVPWTVVFEDEGVAGYFYACDRSQEVHEHSIMDAMLIYNVAALAKSDVELQRPEPQRIASVEWSRDGLQAVLYLDGTAQALYDFQARCGYCRMDFPNFMSEQGDTWRKSSHAWSDAALQRFESNLYA, encoded by the coding sequence ATGCAGTCGCTTTCTTTTACTCCTGGCCGTGCGTTTCTTTCTGTCAATTCGTCGATCGTCCCTTGGACCGTGGTCTTTGAGGATGAAGGCGTCGCGGGATACTTCTATGCCTGCGATCGCTCGCAGGAGGTGCATGAACACAGCATTATGGATGCAATGCTGATCTACAACGTAGCCGCGCTGGCCAAGAGCGACGTCGAGCTCCAGCGTCCTGAGCCACAGCGCATCGCCTCGGTGGAGTGGTCGCGCGATGGTCTGCAGGCGGTGCTTTATCTTGATGGGACCGCGCAGGCACTTTATGACTTTCAGGCGCGCTGCGGATACTGTCGCATGGACTTTCCAAACTTCATGTCGGAGCAGGGGGATACGTGGCGCAAGTCGAGCCATGCGTGGTCCGATGCTGCATTGCAACGTTTTGAGTCGAACCTCTACGCCTGA
- a CDS encoding zinc ribbon domain-containing protein produces MHPDLEKLIVLQAHDVEAKRLRDEMVALPKHVAALDAKAKATQGQRAVIVDLIAKEEALRRRQESDVKDQKAKIDRTRKHMDLATTTVQVTAFEHEIAFAQAEISKLEDAEIESMERSEGLESQKKLADEAVTDASATLERERIRATDTIAADKTLLAAVEQKRTAVRAEVGEAALSTYDRIAKAKGTAVAEALNQKCMACQMMVRPQRWNDLRDRGNDETMMTCESCGRLLYYDPARDAPQRKTVPVESIAASIIRSL; encoded by the coding sequence ATGCATCCGGACCTTGAGAAACTAATCGTATTGCAGGCACACGACGTAGAGGCCAAACGCCTCCGCGATGAGATGGTCGCGCTGCCGAAGCACGTGGCGGCGCTTGACGCGAAGGCAAAGGCGACACAAGGGCAACGCGCAGTTATCGTTGACTTGATAGCCAAAGAAGAGGCACTGCGACGCCGGCAGGAGTCTGACGTCAAGGACCAGAAAGCCAAGATCGACCGCACGCGCAAGCACATGGACCTGGCCACAACGACCGTGCAGGTAACCGCATTCGAGCACGAGATCGCCTTCGCTCAGGCGGAGATCAGCAAGCTCGAAGACGCTGAGATCGAAAGCATGGAGCGCAGCGAAGGACTCGAGTCGCAGAAGAAGCTTGCCGACGAAGCCGTCACCGACGCGTCCGCCACTTTGGAGCGCGAGCGAATCCGAGCCACCGACACCATCGCCGCTGATAAGACGCTGCTGGCCGCGGTGGAGCAGAAACGCACCGCGGTTCGCGCAGAGGTCGGCGAGGCTGCACTCTCCACCTATGATCGCATCGCAAAGGCGAAGGGAACCGCGGTAGCCGAGGCGCTCAACCAGAAGTGCATGGCCTGCCAGATGATGGTGAGGCCACAACGCTGGAACGACCTTCGCGACCGCGGCAATGACGAGACCATGATGACCTGCGAGAGTTGCGGCCGCTTGCTCTACTACGATCCCGCGCGTGACGCTCCGCAGCGCAAGACGGTTCCGGTAGAGAGCATCGCGGCATCAATCATTCGATCCCTCTAA